A genomic stretch from Algoriphagus halophilus includes:
- the msrB gene encoding peptide-methionine (R)-S-oxide reductase MsrB: MINWNDVIKFTNQGNPKPPRRVEKTDAEWRELLSPEEFRVARQKGTERAHSSELCSLFEPGKYACVCCGTELFDATVKFESGTGWPSFTQPIDLSHVAYTKDVSFGMIRVEVTCNVCDAHLGHVFPDGPKPSGLRYCINAVSLRKL, from the coding sequence ATGATTAATTGGAATGATGTAATCAAGTTTACGAATCAGGGCAATCCCAAGCCTCCAAGGAGAGTGGAGAAAACGGATGCGGAATGGAGGGAATTGTTAAGCCCTGAAGAATTCAGAGTTGCCAGACAAAAAGGAACTGAAAGGGCACATAGTTCTGAACTTTGCAGTTTATTTGAACCCGGTAAATATGCCTGTGTATGTTGTGGTACGGAGCTTTTTGATGCTACCGTAAAGTTTGAAAGTGGCACAGGATGGCCATCTTTTACACAACCTATTGACTTGTCCCATGTGGCCTACACCAAGGATGTAAGTTTTGGAATGATCCGGGTGGAAGTGACCTGCAATGTTTGTGATGCTCATTTGGGACATGTCTTTCCAGATGGGCCGAAGCCCAGTGGACTTCGATATTGCATCAATGCAGTTTCACTCCGGAAATTATAA